One window of Staphylococcus chromogenes genomic DNA carries:
- a CDS encoding YlbF family regulator — translation MFNRQEILSQATQISQDLQSLEVIQQYKQIEHQIHQHSKIAEYMKDLKQNQKQSVNFQNYDKPVAYRQSEDTIAHIQSEIDAYPIVTQFRQSQEEANEILHLVIDTLAHRLQGDSNLPSSDQHQEE, via the coding sequence ATGTTCAACCGCCAAGAAATTCTCAGTCAGGCAACACAAATTAGTCAAGACTTACAATCTTTAGAAGTGATTCAGCAGTATAAACAAATTGAACATCAAATTCATCAACATTCGAAAATTGCTGAATATATGAAAGATTTAAAGCAAAATCAAAAACAATCCGTAAACTTTCAAAATTATGATAAGCCAGTAGCGTATCGTCAATCTGAAGATACGATTGCGCACATTCAATCTGAAATTGATGCTTATCCTATAGTGACGCAATTTAGACAATCACAAGAAGAAGCCAATGAGATTCTTCATCTTGTGATTGATACATTAGCCCATCGATTGCAAGGAGATTCCAATTTGCCAAGTTCAGATCAACATCAGGAGGAGTGA
- a CDS encoding 2-oxoacid:acceptor oxidoreductase subunit alpha: protein MKAQVSWKVGGQQGEGIESTGEIFATAMNRKGYYLYGYRHFSSRIKGGHTNNKIRVSTTPVHAISDDLDILIAFDQETIVLNHHEMREDSVILADSKAKPEKPEDCKAQFIVLPFTEIAKELGTPLMKNMVAIGATAALMQLQTETFETLIQNMFEKKGEKVVQLNIEALNEGYRVMSEQHENITGDFILEEGSGAPHLYMIGNDAIGLGAITGGSRFMAAYPITPASEIMEYMIDNLPKVNGTVIQTEDEIAAATMAIGANYAGVRAFTASAGPGLSLMMEAIGLSGMTETPLVIVNTQRGGPSTGLPTKQEQSDLMQMIYGTHGDIPKIVLAPTDAEDAFYLTVEAFNLAEEYQCPVIVLSDLQLSLGKQTVPNLDYQRVEIRRGATITEDIEREADDKAYFKRYALTESGVSPRPIPGVKGGIHHVTGVEHNEEGKPSEAANNRQAQMDKRMKKTEQLLIEAPVEGQVEEEVDVLFIGFISTKGAIEEGVQRIKDAGHTAAHMQIRQLHPFPTETVQNAVNKAQKVIVVEHNYQGQLANIIKMNVQLGDKLIKQTKYDGTPFLPKEIETKGLEIVNQLKERV, encoded by the coding sequence ATGAAAGCACAAGTATCATGGAAAGTCGGCGGTCAACAAGGTGAAGGGATTGAATCGACAGGTGAAATCTTTGCGACAGCGATGAACCGAAAAGGATATTATCTATATGGTTACCGACATTTTTCTAGCCGCATAAAAGGTGGCCATACAAATAATAAAATTCGTGTCTCTACTACACCTGTTCATGCAATTAGTGATGATTTAGATATTTTAATCGCATTTGATCAAGAAACGATTGTATTAAACCATCATGAGATGCGTGAAGACAGTGTAATATTAGCTGACAGTAAAGCGAAACCAGAAAAACCTGAAGATTGTAAAGCGCAATTTATTGTTTTGCCTTTTACTGAGATAGCGAAAGAGCTAGGGACACCTTTAATGAAAAATATGGTGGCAATTGGTGCAACAGCTGCACTTATGCAACTTCAAACAGAGACATTTGAAACGTTGATTCAAAACATGTTTGAGAAAAAAGGGGAAAAGGTTGTTCAATTAAATATTGAAGCATTAAATGAAGGCTATCGTGTGATGTCAGAGCAACATGAAAATATCACAGGTGATTTCATTCTTGAAGAAGGTAGTGGCGCACCTCATCTTTATATGATAGGTAATGATGCTATCGGTTTAGGCGCCATCACTGGGGGCTCCCGTTTTATGGCAGCCTATCCTATAACGCCTGCATCTGAAATTATGGAATATATGATAGATAATTTACCAAAAGTGAATGGCACAGTGATTCAAACAGAAGATGAAATTGCTGCAGCAACTATGGCGATTGGTGCTAATTATGCAGGTGTTCGTGCTTTCACAGCATCAGCAGGTCCTGGGTTGTCATTAATGATGGAAGCGATTGGTTTATCAGGAATGACTGAAACCCCTCTTGTGATTGTCAATACGCAACGTGGAGGCCCATCAACCGGTTTGCCAACAAAACAAGAGCAATCAGATTTAATGCAAATGATTTATGGTACACATGGAGATATTCCGAAGATTGTACTTGCACCAACGGATGCTGAAGACGCTTTTTATTTAACGGTTGAAGCATTTAACCTCGCTGAAGAATATCAATGTCCAGTGATTGTATTAAGTGATTTACAACTTTCTTTAGGTAAACAAACAGTGCCAAATTTAGATTATCAACGTGTTGAAATTCGTCGTGGTGCTACAATTACTGAAGATATCGAGAGAGAGGCTGACGATAAAGCCTATTTTAAACGTTATGCTCTCACTGAAAGTGGTGTTTCTCCTCGTCCAATACCGGGCGTTAAAGGGGGCATTCATCATGTGACAGGTGTGGAACATAATGAAGAAGGTAAACCAAGTGAAGCGGCGAATAATCGCCAAGCACAAATGGATAAACGAATGAAAAAAACGGAACAACTCCTCATTGAAGCACCTGTAGAAGGTCAAGTTGAAGAAGAAGTAGATGTGTTATTTATAGGATTTATTTCTACAAAAGGAGCGATCGAAGAAGGCGTACAACGTATTAAAGATGCTGGACACACTGCAGCGCATATGCAAATACGTCAACTTCATCCGTTCCCAACAGAGACAGTGCAAAATGCAGTGAATAAAGCCCAAAAAGTCATCGTTGTTGAACATAACTATCAAGGGCAATTAGCAAACATCATCAAGATGAATGTTCAATTAGGTGATAAACTTATCAAACAAACGAAATATGATGGTACACCGTTTTTACCAAAAGAAATTGAAACAAAAGGTTTAGAAATTGTGAATCAATTAAAGGAGCGAGTTTAA
- a CDS encoding thiamine-binding protein, translated as MIDTLMSIQIIPSTPGKDVIPFVDEAIAVIDASGLNYRVGPLETTVEGDMSELLILIQKMNERMVELEVESIISQVKFYHVPEGISMSTLTEKYDAED; from the coding sequence ATGATTGATACATTAATGAGTATACAGATAATCCCTAGCACGCCTGGTAAAGACGTCATTCCGTTTGTTGATGAAGCCATCGCAGTGATTGATGCCTCTGGTTTGAATTATCGCGTAGGTCCACTTGAAACGACTGTCGAAGGGGATATGAGTGAGTTGCTCATTTTAATACAAAAAATGAATGAGCGCATGGTAGAATTAGAAGTTGAAAGTATTATTAGCCAAGTGAAATTTTATCATGTCCCAGAAGGTATAAGTATGTCGACATTGACTGAAAAATATGATGCTGAAGACTAA
- the mutS gene encoding DNA mismatch repair protein MutS: MTNVTPMMKQYLQIKSEHQDALLFFRLGDFYELFYDDAVTASRVLEITLTKRDAKKENPIPMAGVPYHSADGYIETLIQNGFKVAICEQMEDPRQVKGMVKREVVRVVTPGTLMEKGGIDETQNNYIVSFIKDEGYALSYCDVSTGELKVTQFEDESTLINEVTTIQPNEIVVNAPLTDHLKRQFSMITETVTVRETISKTDYKVNTISNVLMAQAVQILLDYIFETQKRDLSHIEDVITYQALDYMKMDFYAKRNLELTESIRLKSKKGTLLWLMDKTKTPMGARRLKQWIDRPLIQQEDIEQRHDAVDQFLNHFIERDTLRNYLTEVYDIERLVGRVSFGNVNAKDLVQLKHSIAQIPHIKALLQSIDSKAIAHFNDLEPLDDLLQTLQDSLVDEPPLSVKEGGLFKEGYHPQLDEYLDASRNGKTWLAELQMKERERTGIKSLKISFNKVFGYYIEITRANLSQFDPEKYGYERKQTLSNAERFITDELKEKEAMILGAQEKSVELEYTLFTELRNYVKTFTERLQQQAKMISELDCLQSFAEIAQAYNYVRPQFSTTQTLDLKESRHPVVERVMDYNDYVPNDCYLDKDEFIYLITGPNMSGKSTYMRQVAIISIMAQMGAFVPCQSATLPIFDQIFTRIGAADDLVSGKSTFMVEMLEAQNALKYATANSLIIFDEIGRGTSTYDGLALAQAMIEYVAETSKAKTLFSTHYHELTELEKALPSLKNVHVAANEYHGELIFLHKVKPGAVEHSYGIQVAKLAALPEQVIERAQVILEAFEADAKTQTSEPSVNPKHLEVVNDDFETQPPKVQEPKIEQATFDLFESTSEQSEIELEIKQLNLSQMTPIEALVKLSEFQNKL; this comes from the coding sequence ATGACAAATGTCACGCCAATGATGAAACAATATTTACAAATTAAATCTGAGCATCAAGATGCCCTACTCTTTTTCCGATTAGGGGACTTTTATGAATTGTTTTATGATGATGCCGTGACGGCTTCACGGGTACTCGAAATCACGTTAACAAAACGTGATGCCAAAAAAGAAAATCCTATTCCAATGGCAGGAGTGCCTTATCATTCCGCAGATGGTTACATAGAGACTTTAATACAAAATGGATTTAAAGTTGCGATATGTGAACAAATGGAAGACCCACGCCAAGTGAAAGGTATGGTAAAGCGTGAAGTTGTCCGTGTGGTCACGCCCGGGACATTAATGGAAAAGGGCGGCATAGATGAAACTCAAAATAACTATATTGTAAGTTTCATAAAAGACGAGGGTTATGCGTTAAGTTATTGTGATGTGAGCACAGGTGAATTGAAAGTCACGCAGTTTGAAGATGAAAGTACGTTGATCAATGAAGTGACAACGATACAGCCCAATGAAATTGTGGTCAACGCACCATTAACAGACCATTTGAAACGTCAGTTTAGTATGATTACTGAAACGGTCACAGTTAGAGAAACAATCTCAAAAACAGATTACAAAGTCAATACCATTTCAAATGTTTTGATGGCCCAAGCTGTCCAGATTTTGTTAGATTATATTTTTGAGACGCAAAAACGTGATTTATCTCATATAGAAGATGTGATCACCTACCAAGCGTTAGATTATATGAAAATGGATTTCTATGCAAAACGAAATTTAGAATTAACAGAAAGTATCCGTTTGAAATCGAAAAAGGGCACGTTGTTATGGCTCATGGATAAAACAAAAACGCCAATGGGTGCTAGACGGTTAAAACAATGGATAGATCGCCCATTAATTCAACAAGAGGATATTGAACAACGTCATGACGCTGTGGATCAGTTTTTAAATCATTTTATAGAAAGAGATACGCTTAGAAATTATTTAACAGAAGTCTATGATATTGAACGTTTAGTTGGGCGCGTAAGCTTCGGAAATGTCAATGCCAAAGATTTAGTTCAACTTAAACATTCAATTGCACAAATTCCACATATTAAAGCCTTACTTCAATCAATAGACTCAAAGGCCATTGCGCATTTTAATGACTTAGAACCACTCGACGACTTATTACAAACATTACAAGACAGTTTAGTTGATGAACCGCCTCTGTCCGTTAAAGAAGGGGGCCTATTTAAAGAAGGCTATCATCCACAACTAGATGAATATTTAGATGCTTCAAGAAATGGAAAAACATGGCTTGCGGAACTTCAGATGAAAGAACGCGAACGTACAGGGATTAAATCTTTAAAAATTAGTTTTAATAAAGTCTTTGGTTATTATATCGAAATCACGCGTGCCAATTTATCACAATTTGATCCTGAAAAATATGGTTATGAAAGAAAACAAACGCTTTCCAATGCGGAGCGTTTCATTACTGATGAGTTGAAAGAAAAAGAAGCGATGATTTTAGGCGCGCAAGAAAAATCGGTTGAATTAGAATATACGTTGTTTACGGAATTAAGAAATTATGTCAAAACATTTACCGAGCGTCTCCAACAACAAGCGAAAATGATATCAGAACTTGATTGTTTACAAAGCTTTGCAGAAATAGCACAAGCTTATAATTATGTTCGACCTCAATTTAGCACAACGCAAACGCTTGATTTAAAAGAGTCACGCCATCCGGTTGTTGAGCGTGTCATGGATTATAATGACTATGTTCCGAATGATTGTTATTTAGATAAAGATGAGTTTATTTATTTAATTACTGGGCCTAACATGTCAGGGAAATCAACGTATATGCGTCAAGTAGCCATTATTAGCATCATGGCGCAAATGGGTGCATTTGTCCCATGTCAAAGTGCAACGTTACCTATATTTGATCAAATTTTCACAAGGATTGGTGCCGCGGATGATTTGGTTTCAGGTAAGAGTACATTTATGGTTGAAATGTTGGAAGCACAAAATGCTCTGAAATATGCTACAGCGAATAGTTTAATTATTTTCGATGAAATCGGTCGAGGCACGTCGACCTATGATGGCTTAGCACTTGCACAAGCAATGATTGAATATGTCGCTGAAACGTCCAAAGCAAAAACGCTATTTTCAACGCACTATCATGAATTAACAGAGTTAGAAAAAGCACTTCCGAGTTTAAAAAATGTCCATGTTGCGGCAAATGAGTATCACGGAGAGCTTATATTTTTACACAAAGTTAAACCAGGTGCAGTGGAACATAGTTATGGAATTCAGGTTGCAAAGCTTGCGGCTTTACCAGAACAAGTCATTGAACGAGCGCAAGTCATCCTAGAAGCTTTTGAAGCGGATGCCAAAACGCAAACTTCTGAACCATCGGTAAATCCGAAACATCTCGAAGTTGTAAACGATGATTTCGAAACACAACCACCAAAAGTACAAGAACCCAAAATCGAACAGGCCACTTTTGATTTATTTGAGAGCACGTCTGAACAAAGTGAAATAGAACTAGAAATAAAACAATTGAATTTATCTCAGATGACCCCAATTGAAGCATTAGTTAAATTAAGTGAGTTTCAAAACAAATTATAA
- a CDS encoding TIGR00282 family metallophosphoesterase, whose protein sequence is MRLLFIGDIVGKIGRQTLEEALPQLKQHYRPTVTIVNAENAAHGKGLTEKIYKQLLRQGVDFMTMGNHTYGQREIYEFIDDATRLVRPANFPSEAPGVGMRIINLNDKKLAIINLQGRSFMPMIDDPFKIADQLIEEAKKETDFIFVDFHAETTSEKYAMGWYLDGRVSAVVGTHTHIQTSDERILPKQTAYITDVGMTGFYDGILGINKDEVIKRFITSLPQRHVVPDEGRGVLSGVVIDLKQDGTAKAISRILINEDHPFH, encoded by the coding sequence ATGAGATTACTATTTATTGGTGACATTGTAGGTAAAATTGGGCGTCAAACGCTAGAAGAAGCCCTTCCGCAATTAAAACAACATTATCGTCCAACAGTGACAATTGTGAACGCTGAAAATGCTGCGCATGGTAAAGGACTAACTGAAAAAATATATAAACAGTTATTGAGACAAGGTGTCGATTTTATGACAATGGGAAATCACACTTATGGGCAGCGGGAAATATATGAATTCATTGATGATGCTACACGTCTTGTAAGACCCGCTAATTTTCCAAGTGAAGCCCCTGGTGTCGGTATGAGAATTATCAATTTAAATGATAAAAAATTAGCCATCATCAATCTTCAAGGTAGAAGTTTTATGCCCATGATTGATGACCCTTTTAAAATTGCAGACCAATTAATTGAAGAGGCGAAAAAAGAAACTGATTTTATTTTTGTTGATTTTCACGCTGAAACAACGTCCGAAAAATATGCAATGGGATGGTATTTAGACGGACGTGTCAGTGCGGTTGTGGGTACACATACACATATCCAAACATCAGATGAGCGCATTTTACCAAAGCAAACCGCTTATATTACCGATGTAGGGATGACGGGTTTTTATGACGGGATTTTAGGAATTAATAAAGATGAAGTAATCAAACGCTTTATTACGAGTCTCCCTCAAAGACACGTGGTTCCAGATGAAGGACGTGGGGTATTGTCAGGTGTGGTAATTGATTTAAAGCAAGATGGAACAGCGAAAGCCATTTCAAGAATTTTAATCAATGAAGATCATCCGTTTCATTAA
- the miaB gene encoding tRNA (N6-isopentenyl adenosine(37)-C2)-methylthiotransferase MiaB, translated as MNEEQRKAGTLDVLSRRNDKEKDYSKYFEHVYQPPNLKEAKKRGKEEVAYNRDFQIDEKYRGMGKGRSFLIKTYGCQMNAHDTEVMAGIFTALGYTPTEDVNEADVILLNTCAIRENAENKVFGEIGNLKHIKQQRPDCLIGVCGCMSQEESVVNKILKSYQNVDMIFGTHNIHRLPQILEEAYLSKAMVVEVWSKEGDVIENLPKVRDGHIKAWVNIMYGCDKFCTYCIVPFTRGKERSRRPQDIIDEVRDLARQGYQEITLLGQNVNSYGKDLEDLEYGLGDLLEDISKIDIPRVRFTTSHPWDFTDRMIEVIAKGGNIVPHIHLPVQSGNNQVLKIMGRKYSRESYLDLVRRIKTAIPDVALTTDIIVGYPNETEEQFVETLTLYEEVGFEHAYTYLYSQRDGTPAAKMKDNVPTDVKKERLQRLNRLVGEYSARALSQYEGQTVQVLCEGASKKDEAVLAGYTEKNKLVNFRAPKDVIGKIVDVKITEAKQFSLNGEFVGVAEPKMVTI; from the coding sequence GTGAATGAAGAACAAAGAAAAGCAGGCACGCTAGATGTGCTATCGCGTCGAAACGATAAAGAAAAAGATTACAGTAAATACTTTGAACACGTCTATCAGCCACCAAATTTAAAAGAAGCCAAAAAACGTGGAAAAGAAGAAGTGGCTTACAATAGAGATTTCCAAATCGATGAAAAATACCGTGGTATGGGTAAAGGCCGCTCATTTTTAATAAAAACTTATGGTTGTCAAATGAATGCGCATGATACTGAAGTCATGGCTGGTATTTTCACAGCATTAGGATATACACCTACAGAAGATGTCAATGAAGCGGATGTTATTTTATTAAACACATGTGCGATTCGCGAAAATGCTGAAAATAAAGTGTTTGGTGAAATTGGAAATTTAAAACATATTAAACAACAACGCCCAGATTGTTTAATTGGTGTGTGTGGCTGTATGTCACAAGAAGAATCTGTCGTGAATAAAATTTTGAAATCTTATCAAAATGTGGACATGATTTTTGGAACACATAATATTCACCGATTACCTCAAATTTTAGAAGAAGCATATCTTTCAAAAGCTATGGTTGTCGAAGTTTGGTCAAAAGAAGGAGACGTTATCGAAAACCTTCCTAAAGTCAGAGATGGCCACATTAAAGCATGGGTAAATATTATGTATGGTTGCGACAAATTCTGTACCTATTGTATTGTTCCGTTTACAAGAGGGAAAGAACGTAGCCGTCGCCCGCAAGATATTATTGATGAGGTACGCGATTTGGCACGACAAGGCTATCAAGAGATTACTTTACTTGGCCAGAATGTCAATTCATACGGAAAAGATTTAGAAGATCTAGAGTATGGTTTAGGTGATTTGTTAGAGGATATTTCTAAAATTGATATTCCACGTGTTCGTTTTACAACGAGCCATCCATGGGATTTCACTGATCGCATGATTGAAGTCATCGCAAAAGGTGGAAACATCGTACCGCACATTCATTTGCCAGTACAATCAGGAAATAACCAAGTCTTAAAAATCATGGGACGTAAATATTCTCGTGAAAGTTATTTGGATCTCGTACGTCGAATTAAAACAGCCATTCCAGATGTTGCATTAACGACTGATATTATTGTCGGTTATCCAAATGAAACAGAAGAACAATTTGTAGAAACATTAACTTTATATGAAGAAGTTGGCTTTGAACATGCCTATACGTATTTATATTCACAACGTGATGGTACACCAGCGGCCAAGATGAAAGATAATGTACCTACTGACGTTAAAAAAGAACGTTTACAACGTTTAAACCGACTTGTAGGTGAATATTCAGCACGTGCCTTATCACAATATGAAGGGCAAACCGTTCAAGTCTTATGTGAAGGTGCAAGTAAAAAAGATGAAGCGGTATTAGCAGGTTATACTGAAAAGAATAAACTTGTGAATTTCCGTGCCCCTAAAGATGTTATCGGTAAAATTGTCGATGTAAAAATTACTGAAGCGAAACAATTTTCTTTAAACGGGGAATTTGTCGGTGTTGCTGAACCTAAAATGGTGACGATTTAA
- the thiW gene encoding energy coupling factor transporter S component ThiW, translated as MNTKKLTLTALFIALNVVLSTVIVIPIGPFKATPVQHFVNVLSAVLLGPWFGLAQAFLSSLIRLLFGIGTPFAFPGSMIGVLLASLFYYVNRHLFVASIGEVIGTGVIGSLVCIPLAWILGLDSLAIKPLMATFLLSSCVGASLSYILLLVLKKRNQLPDLSKSKRKLK; from the coding sequence ATGAATACAAAAAAATTGACGTTAACTGCCTTATTTATTGCACTTAATGTCGTATTGAGCACAGTTATTGTCATTCCTATTGGTCCGTTTAAAGCAACACCTGTTCAACATTTTGTAAACGTACTCAGTGCGGTACTATTAGGGCCGTGGTTTGGCCTGGCTCAAGCCTTTTTATCTTCATTGATTCGACTCTTATTTGGAATCGGAACGCCCTTTGCTTTTCCTGGAAGTATGATTGGCGTGTTATTAGCTAGCTTATTTTATTATGTGAATCGTCATTTATTCGTCGCATCAATTGGAGAAGTGATTGGCACTGGTGTTATCGGAAGTTTGGTTTGTATACCGCTCGCTTGGATACTTGGCCTTGATAGTCTAGCCATTAAACCTTTAATGGCCACGTTTTTATTATCAAGTTGTGTTGGAGCATCACTCAGTTATATTTTATTACTCGTTTTAAAAAAACGAAATCAATTACCGGATTTAAGCAAGTCCAAAAGAAAATTAAAATAA
- a CDS encoding 2-oxoacid:ferredoxin oxidoreductase subunit beta → MATFKDFRNNVKPNWCPGCGDFSVQAAIQKAAANVGLEPEDVALITGIGCSGRLSGYVNSYGVHAIHGRALPLAQGVKMANKDLTVIASGGDGDGYAIGMGHTIHALRRNMNMTYIVMDNQIYGLTKGQTSPSSAPGFITKTTPKGNIEQNVAPLELALSSGATFVAQGFSNDIKGLTKMIEDAIQHDGFSFVNVFSPCVTYNKINTYDWFKEHLTSLDEIEGYDTSNKQQAIQTVLEYDSLIKGIVYQDTETPSYESQIEDFESTPLAHQSLELDASQFESFTKQFV, encoded by the coding sequence TTGGCAACTTTTAAAGATTTTAGAAATAATGTCAAACCCAATTGGTGTCCAGGATGTGGTGACTTCTCAGTACAAGCTGCGATCCAAAAAGCAGCGGCGAATGTCGGTCTTGAGCCAGAAGATGTGGCGTTAATTACTGGAATTGGTTGTTCAGGACGTTTATCTGGTTATGTGAATTCTTATGGGGTCCATGCTATTCATGGTCGCGCCTTACCATTAGCTCAAGGTGTTAAAATGGCCAATAAAGATTTAACAGTCATTGCCTCTGGCGGTGATGGCGATGGATATGCCATCGGTATGGGACATACAATTCATGCATTACGACGTAATATGAATATGACTTATATCGTCATGGACAATCAAATTTATGGTTTAACTAAAGGTCAAACTTCACCGTCTTCAGCACCCGGATTTATTACGAAAACGACGCCTAAAGGCAATATCGAACAAAATGTCGCACCGCTTGAATTAGCGTTGTCATCTGGGGCAACATTTGTAGCTCAAGGATTTTCAAATGACATTAAAGGATTAACAAAAATGATTGAAGATGCAATCCAACACGATGGCTTTTCATTTGTAAATGTTTTTTCGCCATGTGTTACTTACAATAAAATAAACACGTATGATTGGTTTAAAGAACATCTAACGAGCCTTGATGAGATTGAAGGTTATGATACTTCTAATAAACAACAAGCGATTCAAACTGTTTTAGAGTATGATTCATTAATTAAAGGTATTGTTTATCAAGATACAGAAACACCTTCTTATGAATCTCAAATTGAAGATTTTGAAAGTACACCATTAGCTCATCAAAGTTTAGAACTAGATGCGAGCCAATTTGAATCCTTCACGAAACAATTTGTATAA